A genomic region of Sulfobacillus acidophilus DSM 10332 contains the following coding sequences:
- a CDS encoding ApbE family lipoprotein (PFAM: ApbE family~COGs: COG1477 Membrane-associated lipoprotein involved in thiamine biosynthesis~InterPro IPR003374~KEGG: bts:Btus_2662 ApbE family lipoprotein~PFAM: ApbE-like lipoprotein~SPTR: ApbE family lipoprotein): MITRHWRAMASPIEWLIDSPTETDWIDPLADHLQHLFDTVERHLSRFREDSEAVQLNRRLGDWVKVSPILYEALRLSHRAWRITQGLFDPRIITDLERLGYHGAAIPGSLTQSADDWLTRCPRTATIRLRAPVDFGGIGKSLAVYWAALRIRRHKRFQQQTRPPMLLNAGGDLQIMGPAIPAGGWQIGIEHPVTPDHLAAVLNMSVPLAVCTSSIRRHQWMHDGRPVHHLIHPFTHQPGGSGLLSVTVAHRAPTWAEIWSKALFLHGRQGIAAAAARHRLVAWWFSADGRWGATPEAFSYIRWVHPDFSLPRTTR; this comes from the coding sequence ATGATTACACGGCATTGGCGTGCCATGGCCTCCCCCATTGAATGGCTCATCGACAGCCCGACCGAAACGGATTGGATCGATCCCCTCGCCGATCACCTCCAACATCTCTTTGACACCGTCGAACGACACCTGTCCCGATTCCGGGAGGATAGCGAGGCGGTTCAACTCAACCGACGGCTCGGCGACTGGGTCAAGGTCTCTCCGATCCTCTATGAAGCGTTGCGGCTCAGTCACCGGGCTTGGCGCATCACCCAGGGCCTGTTTGATCCGCGGATTATTACCGATCTGGAACGACTGGGCTATCATGGGGCGGCCATTCCCGGCTCCTTAACGCAGTCCGCCGACGATTGGTTGACCCGGTGCCCCCGCACGGCTACCATTCGCCTCCGGGCTCCGGTGGATTTTGGCGGGATCGGGAAGAGCTTGGCCGTTTACTGGGCCGCCCTCCGCATTCGTCGGCATAAGCGGTTTCAGCAACAGACCCGGCCTCCCATGTTGCTGAATGCGGGCGGTGACTTACAGATCATGGGCCCGGCCATACCGGCGGGGGGCTGGCAAATCGGCATTGAGCACCCCGTCACCCCCGACCACTTAGCCGCAGTGCTCAATATGTCCGTTCCGCTGGCCGTGTGCACGTCCTCCATTCGCCGTCATCAGTGGATGCACGACGGCCGCCCAGTCCATCATTTGATTCACCCCTTCACCCATCAGCCGGGGGGCTCAGGCCTTCTCAGCGTGACCGTGGCCCATAGGGCTCCCACGTGGGCCGAAATTTGGAGCAAAGCCTTGTTTTTACACGGGCGTCAAGGCATCGCCGCGGCTGCCGCTCGTCACCGCCTCGTTGCGTGGTGGTTTTCTGCCGACGGCCGCTGGGGGGCGACCCCAGAAGCTTTCTCGTACATTCGATGGGTCCACCCCGACTTTTCCCTACCCCGCACAACACGATAG
- a CDS encoding mercuric reductase (PFAM: Pyridine nucleotide-disulphide oxidoreductase; Heavy-metal-associated domain; Pyridine nucleotide-disulphide oxidoreductase, dimerisation domain~TIGRFAM: mercuric reductase~COGs: COG1249 Pyruvate/2-oxoglutarate dehydrogenase complex dihydrolipoamide dehydrogenase (E3)~InterPro IPR011796:IPR006121:IPR013027:IPR004099~KEGG: bts:Btus_2787 mercuric reductase~PFAM: FAD-dependent pyridine nucleotide-disulphide oxidoreductase; Heavy metal transport/detoxification protein; Pyridine nucleotide-disulphide oxidoreductase, dimerisation~PRIAM: Mercury(II) reductase~SPTR: Mercuric reductase;~TIGRFAM: Mercuric reductase MerA), producing MEKSVHYIMDIQGMTCTSCEHHVGRALENAGASDIRVSFRRGQAEFQAPPDFSIEKAQQLIVDAGYTPQGVRMTDEMSPERVSFGSADYDLVVIGSGSAAFAAAIEVRGAGAKVLMIERGTLGGTCVNVGCVPSKTLLKASEIHHMALHHPFAGLRTTASTPDLGEVVADKDRLVATMRQTKYADLLGEYDIEFLQGEARFVDSAHLRVGDRVIHGGHYLIATGARPRIPDIPGIDTVNYLTSTTALDLTTIPEHLIVIGSGYIALELGQMFRRWGSHVTFIQRGQTLLPGYDAEIRHVMQEVLENEGIRVMTGVTYERVEQKGSQKIVYVTRNGVSERIIGDQLLLAAGRVPNTDALDLPVAGVEQGALGQPMVDGTLMTANSRIYAAGDVTLGPQFVYVAAYQGKLAAQNALGLRPSPATVRLDVVPAVTFTQPSLATVGMTEEQAKRAGLSVKTAVLPLDAVPRALANHETRGLFKMVAEAESGRILGVQAVAENAGDVIYAATLAVKFGLTIADLTDTLAPYLTMAEGLKLTALTFDKDVSKLSCCAG from the coding sequence ATGGAGAAAAGCGTTCACTATATCATGGATATTCAGGGGATGACCTGTACGTCCTGCGAGCATCATGTCGGTCGCGCGCTCGAAAACGCGGGAGCGTCGGACATTCGGGTCAGTTTTCGCCGCGGACAAGCGGAATTTCAGGCCCCGCCGGATTTTTCGATCGAGAAGGCTCAGCAATTGATTGTAGACGCCGGATATACACCGCAAGGGGTACGCATGACCGACGAAATGTCCCCCGAACGCGTGTCGTTCGGTTCAGCGGACTACGATCTGGTGGTGATAGGTTCGGGGAGTGCGGCGTTCGCGGCGGCCATTGAAGTGCGGGGCGCGGGAGCGAAGGTTTTGATGATCGAGCGAGGAACCCTGGGCGGTACTTGCGTGAACGTCGGCTGTGTCCCCTCGAAGACCCTCTTAAAGGCTAGCGAAATCCATCATATGGCTCTTCATCATCCATTTGCGGGGTTGCGGACCACGGCCTCTACACCTGATCTGGGCGAAGTGGTGGCGGATAAAGACCGGTTGGTGGCCACCATGCGTCAGACCAAATATGCGGATTTGTTGGGGGAATATGATATCGAGTTCCTCCAGGGGGAGGCTCGGTTTGTGGATTCCGCGCATCTTCGGGTCGGCGATCGCGTGATTCACGGCGGGCACTATCTCATTGCCACCGGAGCGCGCCCGCGGATTCCCGATATTCCCGGCATCGATACGGTCAATTATTTGACCAGTACCACGGCACTGGACCTGACAACGATTCCCGAACACCTTATCGTGATTGGGAGTGGCTATATTGCGTTAGAGCTGGGTCAGATGTTTCGTCGTTGGGGAAGCCATGTCACGTTCATTCAGCGCGGCCAAACCCTCTTGCCCGGTTATGACGCGGAAATCCGCCACGTGATGCAAGAAGTGCTTGAAAATGAGGGGATTCGGGTCATGACCGGCGTGACCTATGAACGCGTGGAACAAAAGGGCTCGCAAAAAATCGTTTATGTGACCCGAAACGGCGTCAGTGAGCGGATTATCGGGGATCAATTATTACTTGCGGCCGGTCGCGTCCCGAATACGGACGCGTTAGATTTGCCGGTAGCGGGCGTTGAACAGGGGGCTTTGGGGCAACCGATGGTCGATGGCACCTTAATGACCGCCAATTCCCGGATTTACGCCGCCGGGGACGTCACTTTGGGTCCGCAATTTGTTTATGTGGCGGCGTACCAGGGCAAACTCGCGGCGCAAAACGCTTTGGGATTACGGCCATCCCCGGCAACCGTCCGGTTGGATGTGGTTCCCGCGGTGACATTTACCCAACCGTCTTTAGCGACGGTCGGCATGACCGAAGAGCAGGCGAAGAGAGCCGGTCTTTCCGTGAAAACGGCGGTGTTGCCGTTGGACGCGGTCCCTCGGGCATTAGCGAATCATGAGACTCGAGGCCTATTCAAAATGGTGGCCGAGGCGGAGTCCGGCCGAATTCTGGGAGTTCAGGCGGTCGCGGAAAATGCCGGCGACGTGATTTATGCCGCAACGTTGGCCGTGAAATTCGGGTTAACGATTGCGGACCTGACGGATACCTTAGCGCCCTACTTGACCATGGCGGAAGGACTGAAACTGACCGCCCTCACGTTTGATAAAGATGTCTCGAAACTATCGTGTTGTGCGGGGTAG
- a CDS encoding transcriptional regulator, ArsR family (PFAM: Bacterial regulatory protein, arsR family~COGs: COG0640 transcriptional regulator protein~InterPro IPR001845~KEGG: tmr:Tmar_1605 ArsR family transcriptional regulator~PFAM: HTH transcriptional regulator, ArsR~SMART: HTH transcriptional regulator, ArsR~SPTR: Transcriptional regulator, ArsR family) — protein MFVKTDQPDELFAAFWQALSHPIRLRVLEQLRHEGSMNVGELVTRLGIGQGHLSNHLACLKNCGLVVAESRGRYVYYRIADERVLSLLDMGRAILQDHLTGVAACSVVNSPRTSPNPFQIG, from the coding sequence ATGTTTGTCAAGACAGACCAACCGGACGAGTTATTTGCGGCCTTTTGGCAAGCGCTCAGCCATCCCATTCGTCTCCGCGTACTGGAGCAATTGCGGCACGAAGGGTCCATGAACGTGGGAGAATTGGTCACGCGATTGGGTATTGGTCAAGGGCATTTATCCAACCATTTAGCCTGTCTGAAAAATTGCGGACTCGTGGTGGCCGAGTCCCGCGGTCGCTACGTCTATTACCGGATTGCCGACGAACGCGTCTTGTCCCTATTGGATATGGGCCGAGCGATCCTCCAAGACCATCTCACCGGAGTCGCCGCCTGTAGTGTGGTCAATTCACCCCGAACGTCCCCTAACCCGTTCCAGATTGGTTAG
- a CDS encoding respiratory-chain NADH dehydrogenase subunit 1 (PFAM: NADH dehydrogenase~COGs: COG0650 Formate hydrogenlyase subunit 4~KEGG: hna:Hneap_1793 respiratory-chain NADH dehydrogenase subunit 1~SPTR: Putative NADH dehydrogenase (Quinone)), with product MSSYLAQLMQVLFVLGFAPLLKGIMDRYRARLNGRHGPPIWQPYRDLRKWWSKETIRSNRTSWISTGAPIVYFIAPILVAMLIPVLTTFPLPFAWMGDMLGGGMILGGAGLALLFAALDSGSVYPALGVSRIRLIGTFTEPLSLILVFTAASTAGATIPFIVNQIWVSPDWRWSISHGLLVVGWFLLLIAEAGRIPVDNPSTAQELSMIDPARVFESSGPDLALYEWGGWMKFTVLSIILMNVLTTPWGLATRLHWISVLGACILVAAKLILMALVLVTIEAGFAKLRLIRNVDYLTAAIVLAAAGALGANLI from the coding sequence ATGAGTTCGTATTTAGCACAACTCATGCAAGTGCTCTTTGTCTTAGGATTTGCGCCGTTACTCAAAGGCATCATGGATCGGTACCGAGCCCGGCTTAACGGACGCCATGGTCCCCCAATTTGGCAACCGTATCGTGATTTGCGCAAATGGTGGTCCAAAGAAACGATCCGGAGCAATCGCACCAGTTGGATTTCCACTGGTGCACCCATCGTCTATTTTATCGCCCCCATTCTCGTCGCCATGTTAATCCCTGTTTTAACCACCTTTCCTTTACCCTTCGCGTGGATGGGCGACATGCTGGGCGGTGGCATGATCTTGGGAGGGGCTGGATTAGCCCTCTTGTTTGCCGCATTAGATAGCGGAAGCGTCTATCCCGCTCTCGGCGTCAGCCGCATTCGATTGATTGGCACCTTCACCGAGCCGCTATCGTTGATTTTAGTGTTTACGGCGGCCTCCACCGCCGGAGCCACCATCCCTTTCATTGTGAATCAAATCTGGGTCAGCCCGGATTGGCGATGGAGCATTTCTCACGGTCTTTTGGTTGTGGGATGGTTTCTTTTGTTAATTGCGGAAGCGGGACGGATTCCGGTCGATAACCCGTCAACCGCTCAAGAGCTTTCCATGATTGATCCGGCACGGGTTTTCGAATCTAGCGGCCCTGACTTGGCCCTGTACGAATGGGGCGGGTGGATGAAATTTACCGTGTTAAGCATTATTCTCATGAACGTGTTGACCACACCTTGGGGACTTGCCACTCGGTTACATTGGATAAGCGTCTTGGGAGCATGTATCTTGGTTGCCGCAAAGCTCATCCTCATGGCACTGGTGCTGGTTACCATCGAAGCAGGGTTTGCCAAGCTTCGTCTGATTCGCAATGTCGATTATCTCACGGCGGCCATTGTCTTAGCTGCCGCCGGGGCTCTCGGGGCCAATCTGATTTAA
- a CDS encoding NADH dehydrogenase (quinone) (PFAM: NADH-Ubiquinone/plastoquinone (complex I), various chains~COGs: COG0651 Formate hydrogenlyase subunit 3/Multisubunit Na+/H+ antiporter MnhD subunit~InterPro IPR001750~KEGG: rci:RCIX2384 hydrogenase, membrane subunit 1-like protein (EchA-like)~PFAM: NADH:ubiquinone/plastoquinone oxidoreductase~PRIAM: NADH dehydrogenase (quinone)~SPTR: Hydrogenase, membrane subunit 1-like protein (EchA-like)): MNLLTVWPLGLVVLATLLLLISPLSAVRGIVIATILALTGSLILLWLGLWHVPDMLDWWFYGVVTSLSVWGLWYSLPYIALESSQHHWSSRMQRSYWVLLLGFITSLIGISLIPNYLLLWVLVEAATLTSVFLTGIPGQTRSTEAAWKYLIVTEVGGFVALVGTVLILSGTGRAFNVFSYHPGVVAVSLPPSNAVLFGALMALIGYATKAGLSPFHTWLPDAHSEAPAPVSALLSGLKLSGALIVAYRLLLLTSPRIAATDIRFGWILLGLLSLIISAAFMVYQTDLKRLWAYSSIEHMGLISLGFGFGGIALIGAILHIWTHAVTKTLLFHNAGTVRLLYRTSQIETGAKNLLERTPWTGSLLVLGATAITGLPPFAPFWSEWLILTGGFQHSFSRLPAIIAALALIAVFSGIAWRLPRWLWLPGPTGLPLPLHQRIREPWSLIIPTAALGVLVISGGLLIPWIFAAPWHHLMVQLAGSPVTQP; encoded by the coding sequence ATGAATCTTTTGACCGTATGGCCTTTAGGCCTGGTCGTCCTGGCAACGCTCCTGCTGCTCATTTCACCCTTGTCGGCTGTTCGCGGGATAGTGATCGCTACGATCTTGGCCTTGACGGGATCCTTGATCCTCCTGTGGCTCGGACTCTGGCACGTCCCGGATATGCTGGATTGGTGGTTTTACGGCGTCGTCACCAGTTTATCCGTGTGGGGATTATGGTATTCCTTGCCCTACATCGCCCTCGAATCATCCCAACATCACTGGTCGTCGAGGATGCAACGATCCTATTGGGTTCTCCTCCTGGGGTTCATTACGTCTTTGATCGGGATTTCCCTAATCCCTAACTATCTCTTGCTATGGGTCCTGGTAGAAGCCGCCACTTTGACGTCGGTATTTCTCACCGGCATCCCGGGCCAAACCCGATCCACCGAGGCCGCTTGGAAATACTTGATCGTTACCGAAGTCGGCGGTTTTGTAGCGCTCGTCGGCACCGTACTCATTTTGTCCGGCACCGGTCGCGCGTTCAATGTCTTTTCGTATCACCCAGGGGTTGTCGCGGTCTCGCTCCCGCCGTCCAATGCCGTGTTATTCGGGGCCTTGATGGCATTAATCGGGTATGCTACCAAAGCAGGACTTAGCCCTTTTCACACCTGGCTTCCGGATGCGCATAGCGAAGCACCTGCACCCGTTTCCGCTTTGTTGTCCGGTCTGAAACTGTCCGGGGCCTTGATTGTGGCCTATCGTCTTTTACTGTTAACCTCACCGCGTATCGCGGCCACGGACATCCGTTTCGGCTGGATTCTTTTAGGACTCCTGTCCCTCATCATATCCGCAGCCTTCATGGTTTATCAAACCGATTTGAAGCGCCTTTGGGCCTATTCCAGCATCGAACACATGGGGCTCATTAGCCTGGGGTTCGGATTTGGCGGCATCGCCCTGATTGGCGCCATTTTACATATTTGGACGCATGCCGTCACGAAGACGCTATTGTTTCATAATGCGGGAACCGTACGCCTTCTTTATCGAACCTCGCAAATCGAAACGGGGGCCAAAAACTTACTGGAGCGGACCCCGTGGACAGGATCTCTCTTGGTGCTAGGGGCCACCGCCATCACCGGTCTTCCTCCCTTCGCCCCTTTTTGGTCGGAGTGGCTTATCCTGACGGGAGGCTTTCAGCATTCCTTCTCCCGCCTCCCCGCGATTATTGCCGCACTAGCGCTCATCGCGGTATTCTCGGGAATCGCCTGGCGTTTGCCCCGTTGGCTCTGGCTTCCCGGACCGACCGGGCTTCCGCTACCTCTGCACCAACGGATCCGGGAGCCCTGGTCCTTGATTATACCGACCGCCGCCTTGGGCGTGCTCGTGATAAGTGGCGGTCTCCTTATTCCCTGGATATTTGCCGCCCCCTGGCATCATTTAATGGTCCAATTAGCGGGTTCCCCCGTGACTCAACCCTGA
- a CDS encoding hypothetical protein (PFAM: Respiratory-chain NADH dehydrogenase, 49 Kd subunit; Nickel-dependent hydrogenase~COGs: COG3261 Ni Fe-hydrogenase III large subunit~KEGG: mav:MAV_5109 hydrogenase-4, G subunit, putative~SPTR: Hydrogenase-4, G subunit, putative), translated as MISTSAIPTVWSTNHPEDWLQKVLSFRQAGEVLLMDRYADQITVLVATRHTNALSELTYRLPAQKSISVPRLSSYGIGELIDAEETLSHQYPDLEWEPPEYTGRRVRGKGIFIYPLGPVRADVAESLHYRLSVMGDEIVRLDLTHRLKPRHITVHAQGQTLSDAARLLERTTGTSTVAHALAFSLAVEDALGLSVPESVARIRILMAELERAYSHLGDLAQLAASTGLPVPQMEYLHLRESVLRANFSLFQHRYLRNRIRPGGIEGPPPPPNARLRALARVESAHTESLRIQRDLERTSSFLDRLHGAGTIPEPTLEFIRPVGPVGRAADRPIDVRQWRPYMAYENYPVTIATDSHRDAYARFKVRAQELDQSFTIIQTLMEDGIFDEAFGSLSMTPCETDSPHLTGLGIVEAPRGQLVYRVLINPKHLTVDHVQMATPSARNWYVVPPAMAHHNILQDFPIIDASFALSVAGWDR; from the coding sequence ATGATCTCGACGAGTGCAATACCCACCGTGTGGTCGACCAATCACCCGGAAGATTGGTTACAAAAAGTGTTAAGCTTTCGCCAAGCGGGAGAGGTACTCCTCATGGATCGCTATGCGGATCAGATAACCGTTCTCGTGGCAACCCGTCACACGAACGCCCTGAGCGAACTCACCTATCGCCTCCCGGCTCAGAAATCGATATCTGTCCCGCGCCTTTCTTCTTATGGGATAGGAGAACTGATTGATGCCGAAGAGACTCTCTCCCACCAATATCCCGATCTTGAGTGGGAACCTCCGGAATATACCGGTCGCCGTGTTCGAGGCAAGGGAATATTTATCTACCCGCTAGGCCCCGTCCGTGCCGATGTGGCCGAGTCTCTCCATTATCGCCTCTCCGTCATGGGAGACGAGATCGTCCGGCTCGATTTAACCCATCGCCTCAAGCCTCGTCATATAACCGTGCATGCCCAAGGCCAGACGCTATCGGACGCCGCCCGCCTGCTTGAACGTACCACCGGCACGTCCACCGTAGCCCACGCCTTGGCATTTTCCTTGGCTGTTGAAGACGCCTTAGGGCTGTCTGTTCCCGAATCGGTTGCTCGAATTCGCATCCTGATGGCGGAATTGGAGCGGGCCTATAGTCATCTTGGGGATCTGGCCCAATTGGCCGCATCGACTGGCCTACCGGTTCCGCAAATGGAATATCTCCATTTGCGCGAAAGCGTTCTTCGGGCGAACTTCAGCCTATTTCAGCACCGCTATCTTCGTAACCGCATCCGCCCTGGAGGCATTGAAGGCCCGCCCCCGCCGCCTAATGCACGGCTTCGCGCGTTGGCCCGGGTGGAATCGGCGCATACGGAAAGCCTCCGGATTCAACGCGATTTGGAGCGCACCAGCTCCTTTTTAGACCGCCTCCATGGCGCGGGAACCATTCCGGAGCCCACGCTCGAGTTCATCCGTCCGGTCGGCCCGGTGGGCCGCGCAGCCGACCGACCAATCGATGTACGGCAATGGCGGCCCTATATGGCCTATGAAAACTATCCGGTAACGATAGCCACCGATTCCCATCGAGACGCGTACGCGCGGTTTAAGGTCCGCGCACAAGAATTGGATCAAAGCTTCACCATAATCCAAACCTTGATGGAAGACGGCATATTCGATGAGGCTTTTGGCTCCTTGTCGATGACGCCGTGCGAGACCGATTCGCCCCACTTAACCGGATTGGGCATCGTGGAAGCCCCACGCGGCCAACTCGTTTATCGGGTGTTAATCAACCCCAAGCACTTGACGGTGGATCACGTCCAAATGGCCACTCCGTCAGCCCGTAATTGGTATGTGGTCCCGCCCGCCATGGCCCACCATAATATTTTGCAAGACTTTCCGATTATTGACGCCAGTTTTGCCCTGTCCGTGGCGGGCTGGGACCGTTAA
- a CDS encoding NADH ubiquinone oxidoreductase 20 kDa subunit (PFAM: NADH ubiquinone oxidoreductase, 20 Kd subunit~COGs: COG3260 Ni Fe-hydrogenase III small subunit~InterPro IPR006137~KEGG: min:Minf_0515 formate hydrogenlyase subunit 7~PFAM: NADH:ubiquinone oxidoreductase-like, 20kDa subunit~SPTR: NADH ubiquinone oxidoreductase 20 kDa subunit), which produces MYYWHWIKNILTRPKTTGFPTQSDPRVASMSGEPVIPATREAAPRVIHRSLALRHLDAGSCNGCESELMMLTSPDYDFSRYGFTYTPSPKHADILVVTGVVSQPLIPVIQDVYEQLGHPKRVLAIGDCAINGGVFDGIPETAHKLETVIPVTTRVSGCPPTPADILRALFVAVDGVEPLGGQEVVK; this is translated from the coding sequence ATGTATTATTGGCATTGGATAAAAAACATCTTGACGCGTCCCAAGACGACCGGTTTTCCCACCCAATCCGACCCCCGAGTGGCTTCTATGAGTGGTGAACCGGTTATCCCGGCAACCCGAGAAGCTGCTCCCCGGGTAATTCACCGGTCGTTGGCCCTCCGCCATCTCGACGCAGGATCCTGTAATGGCTGTGAATCGGAATTGATGATGCTGACTAGTCCCGATTACGACTTTAGCCGCTATGGGTTTACGTACACCCCCTCCCCTAAACATGCCGATATTTTGGTCGTCACCGGTGTCGTGAGTCAGCCGTTAATCCCGGTGATTCAAGACGTCTATGAGCAATTGGGCCATCCCAAACGGGTGTTGGCCATAGGAGATTGTGCGATTAATGGAGGCGTATTTGACGGGATACCGGAAACCGCCCATAAGCTAGAAACGGTAATTCCCGTCACAACTCGGGTGTCCGGCTGTCCTCCCACCCCGGCCGACATCTTGCGCGCCCTTTTTGTAGCGGTAGACGGGGTGGAACCCCTAGGCGGTCAGGAGGTAGTCAAATGA